The following proteins are co-located in the Eublepharis macularius isolate TG4126 chromosome 5, MPM_Emac_v1.0, whole genome shotgun sequence genome:
- the FUBP1 gene encoding far upstream element-binding protein 1 isoform X9, translating to MADYSTIAAKIGGESGTSVNSNDYGYGGQKRPLEDGDQPEPKKVAPPNNDSFGSQLPPMHQQQRSVMTEEYKVPDGMVGFIIGRGGEQISRIQQESGCKIQIAPDSGGLPERSCMLTGTPESVQSAKRLLDQIVEKGRPTPGFHHGDGPGNAVQEIMIPASKAGLVIGKGGETIKQLQERAGVKMVMIQDGPQNTGADKPLRITGDPYKVQQAKEMVLDLIRDQGGFREVRNEYGSRIGGNEGLDVPIPRFAVGIVIGRNGEMIKKIQNDAGVRIQFKPDDGTTPDRIAQITGPPDRCQHAAEIITDLLRSVQAGNPGGPGPGGRGRGRGQGNWNMGPPGGLQEFNFIVPTGKTGLIIGKGGETIKSISQQSGARIELQRNPPPNADPNMKLFTIRGTPQQIDYARQLIEEKIGGPVNPLGPPVPHGPHGVVPGPHGPPGPPPGAPMGPYNPAPYTPGPPGPAPHGPPAPYAPQGWGNAYPHWQPPNPPDPGKPTDPNSAAWAAYYAHYYQQQAQPPPAAPPSAPPATQTNGQGDQPNPAPAGQVDYTKAWEEYYKKMGQQGQPQDYSKAWEEYYKKQGQAVPAPAGAPPAGQPDYSAAWAEYYRQQAAYYAQTSPQGMPQHPPAPQCLPRPSTLGSAAKSTGKHNLRKCINTYFSILMLSL from the exons GTCTGTAATGACAGAAGAATATAAAGTTCCCGATGGCATGGTTGGATTCA TAATTGGTAGAGGAGGAGAACAGATCTCTCGTATACAGCAAGAATCTGGATGCAAAATACAGATCGCACCTG ATAGTGGTGGTCTTCCTGAAAGATCTTGCATGTTAACTGGGACACCAGAATCAGTACA GTCTGCAAAGCGGTTACTTGACCAGATAGTTGAAAAAGGAAGACCCACGCCAGGATTCCATCATGGTGATGGTCCAGGAAATGCAGTCCAGGAAATTATGATTCCAGCTAGTAAAGCAGGATTAGTTATTGGGAAAGGTGGAGAGACAATAAAACAGCTTCAG GAACGAGCAGGAGTTAAGATGGTAATGATTCAGGATGGTCCACAGAACACTGGAGCAGACAAACCTCTTAGGATCACAGGAGACCCTTACAAAGTTCAA CAAGCAAAGGAAATGGTTTTAGACCTCATTCGTGATCAAGGTGGTTTCAGAGAAGTACGCAATGAATATGGGTCAAGAATAGGAGGAAACGAAGGACTAGAT GTCCCAATACCACGATTTGCTGTTGGCATTGTAATTGGAAGAAATGGAGAAATGATTAAAAAGATACAGAATGATGCTGGTGTGAGAATCCAGTTTAAACCAG ATGATGGAACAACTCCAGACAGGATAGCACAAATCACTGGACCTCCAGACAGATGTCAACATGCAGCAGAAATTATTACAGATCTTCTTAGAAGTGTTCAG gCTGGGAATCCTGGTGGTCCAGGGCCTGGTGGTCGTGGAAGAGGTAGAGGTCAAGGAAACTGGAATATGGGACCTCCTGGTGGACTGCAAGAATTTAATTTTATTGTACCCACTGGAAAAACTGGATTAATTATTGGGAAAG GTGGTGAAACTATCAAGAGTATCAGCCAACAATCTGGTGCTAGAATAGAACTTCAGAGAAACCCTCCACCAAATGCAGATCCCAACATGAAATTGTTCACTATCAGGGGAACACCACAGCAGATTGATTACGCTCGGCAGCTTATAGAAGAAAAGATTGGT GGTCCAGTGAATCCTTTGGGTCCTCCTGTACCACATGGCCCTCATGGAGTTGTTCCTGGCCCACATGGGCCCCCTGGCCCTCCTCCTGGGGCCCCTATGGGACCCTACAATCCTGCTCCTTATACACCTGGTCCTCCTGGTCCTGCACCTCA CGGCCCTCCAGCACCATACGCTCCACAAGGCTGGGGTAATGCCTATCCACACTGGCAGCCACCAAATCCACCAGATCCAG GTAAGCCTACAGATCCTAAttcagcagcatgggcagcctatTATGCTCACTACTATCAGCAGCAAGCGCAGCCACCACCAGCAGCCCCACCTAGTGCACCACCAGCCACCCAGACCAATGGACAAG GAGATCAACCAAACCCAGCACCAGCAGGGCAAGTAGATTACACCAAGGCATGGGAAGAGTACTATAAAAAAATGG GTCAACAAGGGCAGCCACAAGATTATTCAAAGGCTTGGGAGGAATATTACAAGAAGCAAG GTCAGGCAGTTCCAGCTCCAGCAGGGGCACCACCAGCAGGTCAGCCTGATTATAGTGCAGCATGGGCTGAATACTATAGACAGCAGGCAGCCTATTATGCCCAGACAAGTCCACAAGGAATGCCACAACATCCTCCAGCACCACAG TGCCTTCCCAGACCTTCCACCTTAGGTTCTGCTGCAAAAAGCACAGGTAAGCACAACCTAAGGAAGTGTATAAATACATATTTCAGTATATTAATGTTGTCCCTGTGA